A stretch of DNA from Methanomassiliicoccales archaeon:
TCAATTCGAAGAGCGTGTCATTGGCCCCAGTTGAGACATCCACCGTTTCCGTGATCGTGAACACACCGTTCGGGACTGGCGTCAGCAGCGACATGATCGAAAGCAACCTGAACTGACGGACGAGAATGGATTTTTTACGCAAGGGGAGCGCGCGCAACGGTTCCGGCACCACGTCAAAGAAGATACTCTCCAGATCGATGAAGATGCTCGACGTCCCGAGGACATGGAAGAACCCCTTTGGGGATGGGAAGGCAGGAGAGCGCATCGTCGATCACCTGATCAAAGCGCTCGATCTAGATCGAACCCCGCGCCGTGCGAAAGTATATCACCGTTAGCGACCAAAGAATCCCTCATGCTCGCCGTCTCAGGCTCGGAGATCAAGGAAGCGCTATCTCTGTCGCAAGGCCTACGTCGCGGACTGGAGGACATGCACGCGGCGGCGCACGATCCGGAGACTCCTATCTACAAGATAGCCAGCGACTTCGAATCGAGCGTCGGCATTAATGCGGTACAGGCAATCCAGGACCTGAGACGGCTGGAGTCCGCCATCGAGCGAGGGGATCACGAGCTCATCTCCGAGCTGGGTGCGACGGTAGATGCAATCACCGATTTCCTGGACAGCGCCATCAAGGACGTAGCATCGATGGACCAAGACCCGGAGCGGACCAAGGAATCGCTCCGGCACCTCCAGTCCTGGCGAAGGGACGCCGGCCGACTCTCACAATACCTTTGTCAGATGTCCGAGGGACCGGGAGCCTGAGACGACTGCCATCGCATTCTTTCGCAAAAAGCAAGAGTACATCCTCGCCACGGCGCACCGACAGGAGAACGTAAACGACGAGCGCAAGCTCAGAGGCATCATCAAAGGCAGGCAAAGGACGAGCGAGCTCCTCGGCGTCCCGGTCATCTTTCCCACTCGCCCCCGCACTCGCGAGAGGAGTTCGACCTCGAACGACTCTGTGCCTAGAACACGGGAAGTCAAGTGAAAAAGGAGGACGCATCCTCTGCGTTGAATTTGCCACTTGCTTCTTGATAAGTCAGATTAGCAGGCTCTGAGATCAACATTCAGATCATTCAACGGGGCGTTCATTCCTCGGCTGCGAACCACGCGCTTGTCCTGTGAGCCAATCCAATAGAGGAATGGCTTCGACGGTCGCGCCCTCGATCTCCTTCGTCCATTCCTCATCCCCGATCAGGACCGATCTCCTGGCTCGGAGTTGAGCCGTACAGCGGACCAAGGCATCTATCTCCCTGCGTTTGGTACGCTCCTCTCTCATGTCGGAGCAGACCTGGACCGCCATGTGGATAATGTCCCCCTCCCTCTCTACCACGTCCACCTCCCTTCCTCGGACGTCCTTCCAATAGCAGAGCTCTTCACCTATGGGCAGACCGGACCGCATCGACTGATAGACCGCGGCCTCCCACATCCTCCCTTCGCTGACGTCCCCAACGATAGCGCTAAGGAATCCGTTGTCCCCCGGCAGGCACTTCCGGGGGTACTGGCCCCGGTCCTTTATCCCGAATGAGAATATGGGCGAAAAATGGAAGAGATAGCTCTCCCGCAGCAGCCCCTCCAGCACCAGCAACTTCTCCTTGCTGGTCCGGAAGCCCACGCTCTGCAGATAAGCTAGGCACCTTCCTGCGCTGAAGTACGACGACCTCAGGAGGTAGCGTCCGATCATCTCCACTTCCGCCATTTCGTATCTCACCGCCAGCGCCACGTCCAGCCCTAAGATGTCGCGATAGTAGGCGTTGAGCAAAGCCTTGCGCTCCGTCTCATCCTCCTGGAGCACGACCTCCGGCATCCCTCCCCAGCGCAGGTAGTCGTCCAGCATGGCGCCCGCTCTGCTCCTCCCGACCGACGTTCGCTCCAGCTTCTCCCCTTTG
This window harbors:
- a CDS encoding ATP-binding protein, with translation MRLETTFEDWTSYALRRKLLQRDVDLDLLASRSIRKIVGITGMRRSGKSSVLMSLAQRLDGSGKRVAYVNMEDQAIIGAQDSWDQLLAWFGDQEGWLLLDEVTSAPGWSGWLAKAHELHKDQVHLVVTSSRSGLTLPPKELRGRLLLTEVFPLSFPEYVRFKGEKLERTSVGRSRAGAMLDDYLRWGGMPEVVLQEDETERKALLNAYYRDILGLDVALAVRYEMAEVEMIGRYLLRSSYFSAGRCLAYLQSVGFRTSKEKLLVLEGLLRESYLFHFSPIFSFGIKDRGQYPRKCLPGDNGFLSAIVGDVSEGRMWEAAVYQSMRSGLPIGEELCYWKDVRGREVDVVEREGDIIHMAVQVCSDMREERTKRREIDALVRCTAQLRARRSVLIGDEEWTKEIEGATVEAIPLLDWLTGQARGSQPRNERPVE